One window of Streptococcus troglodytae genomic DNA carries:
- a CDS encoding type II toxin-antitoxin system HicA family toxin: MPLTGKELAKLAINNGWEEVRVRGSHHHFKKDGVPHIVTIPIHGNKVLKIGLEKKLLRDLNLL; this comes from the coding sequence TTGCCATTAACAGGGAAAGAATTAGCTAAATTAGCGATAAACAATGGATGGGAAGAAGTTCGGGTGAGAGGAAGTCATCATCATTTCAAGAAAGATGGAGTACCTCATATTGTGACGATTCCCATTCATGGAAATAAAGTGCTTAAAATTGGTCTTGAAAAGAAACTCTTAAGGGATTTAAATTTATTATGA
- a CDS encoding type II toxin-antitoxin system HicB family antitoxin, giving the protein MLKTYPAIFHKEEEGYWVEFPEFGGGTQGEDLEEAMKNARQMLESVLASYLDEGMKLPNPSEIRKLSVEDGFATMIQADPSPYLKNNKAIRKNVTVPEWLVQLADRDQVNYSEVLTKALERKLQL; this is encoded by the coding sequence ATGTTAAAAACATATCCTGCAATTTTTCATAAGGAAGAGGAAGGGTATTGGGTTGAATTTCCTGAATTTGGCGGTGGTACGCAAGGGGAAGATTTGGAAGAAGCCATGAAGAACGCTCGTCAGATGTTAGAAAGTGTATTGGCCTCCTATCTAGATGAGGGGATGAAACTGCCTAATCCAAGTGAGATAAGGAAACTATCTGTTGAAGATGGCTTTGCAACTATGATTCAAGCTGATCCTAGCCCTTATCTCAAAAATAATAAAGCTATTCGGAAAAATGTGACAGTTCCTGAATGGCTGGTACAATTAGCAGATCGTGATCAAGTGAATTATTCTGAAGTATTAACAAAAGCTTTGGAAAGGAAACTACAATTATAA
- a CDS encoding XRE family transcriptional regulator codes for MGRGKLTPQDLEAMKAISANLQRLLAESGMKQSHLATILNIPTSSFNEYVKGKSLPKIGNIQKIADYFGLQKSDIDPRFASKKDSSTLDKINHIAKQLEMKRQLKVLDFCYQQSKEQKETVTIAADDKTSEDAITSKSHHAEYQKIVDSYIAKELKDQTIIHWDNVIKAKDLYQTLGRQYTNIQVYGEVSAGTGIWVGQEKQETIQYPTPIPEHDIALTVNGNSMEPLFYDGDVIFVKRTKAIHHGQIIVIIVNNEAYVKKLYRKNKEIRLISLNPDYDDIILKEDDTIEVIGTVIT; via the coding sequence ATGGGACGCGGTAAATTAACTCCACAAGATTTAGAAGCAATGAAGGCTATTTCTGCCAATCTTCAAAGACTTCTAGCTGAGAGCGGAATGAAACAATCTCATTTAGCTACTATCCTTAACATTCCTACAAGTAGTTTTAATGAATATGTTAAAGGAAAGAGTCTGCCAAAAATAGGGAACATTCAAAAAATCGCGGATTACTTTGGTCTACAAAAATCCGATATTGACCCTAGATTTGCAAGTAAAAAGGACTCTTCTACTCTTGATAAAATTAATCATATTGCCAAACAATTAGAAATGAAGAGACAGCTAAAGGTCTTAGATTTCTGTTATCAACAATCAAAAGAACAAAAAGAAACTGTGACCATAGCTGCTGACGATAAAACATCTGAAGATGCGATTACCAGCAAATCTCATCATGCAGAATATCAAAAGATTGTCGACTCTTATATCGCCAAAGAGTTAAAAGATCAAACCATTATTCATTGGGACAATGTGATAAAAGCTAAAGATCTGTATCAAACCTTAGGACGCCAATACACAAACATTCAAGTTTACGGAGAAGTTTCTGCCGGCACCGGCATCTGGGTTGGACAGGAAAAACAAGAAACCATTCAATATCCAACACCAATTCCAGAACATGATATTGCTCTTACTGTCAACGGCAACAGCATGGAACCCTTATTTTACGATGGCGATGTTATCTTCGTTAAAAGGACTAAGGCTATTCATCATGGACAGATTATCGTTATTATCGTAAATAACGAGGCCTATGTCAAAAAACTTTACCGAAAAAATAAAGAAATCCGTCTCATCTCCTTAAATCCAGATTATGATGACATCATTTTAAAAGAAGATGATACGATTGAAGTCATCGGCACAGTCATTACCTAA
- the gbpC gene encoding glucan-binding protein GbpC, with the protein MKSKTAKITLLSSLALAAFGATNVFADETSANLNSDTVAAPTADTQASEPAATEKEQSPVVTVVESHTQGNTTTTTSQVTSKELEDAKANANQEGLEVTETEAQKQPSVEAADADNKAQAQTIKTVVTDYQKAKAEFPQKQEQYNKDFEKYQSDVKEYEAQKAAYEQYKKEVAQGLAAGRVEKAQGLVFINEPEAKLSIEGVDQYLTKEARQKHATEDILQQYNTDNYTDADFIQANPYDPKEDTWFKMKVGDQISVTYDNIVNSKYNDKKISKVKINYTLNSSTNNEGSALVNLFHDPTKTIFIGAQTSNAGRSDKISVTMQIIFYDENGNEIDLSGNNAIMSLSSLNHWTTEYGDHVEKVNLGDNEFVKIPGSSVDIHGNEIYSAKDNQYKANGATFNGDGADGWDAVNPDGTPRAATAYYGAGAMTYKGEPFTFTVGGNDQNLPTTIWFATNSAVAVPKDPGAKPTPPEKPELKKPTVTWHKNLVVETKTEEVPPVTPPTTPDEPTPEKPKTPEDPQSPVVAKSVSFRTARKGEMRVRERDYQPTLPHTGTAKQNGLATLGVISTAFAAATLMAARKKEN; encoded by the coding sequence ATGAAATCGAAAACTGCTAAAATTACTTTGCTAAGCAGCCTTGCTTTGGCGGCTTTTGGAGCAACCAATGTTTTTGCAGATGAAACATCAGCTAATTTAAATTCTGATACTGTTGCAGCACCTACTGCTGATACACAAGCATCAGAACCGGCTGCAACAGAAAAAGAACAGTCTCCTGTTGTAACTGTTGTCGAAAGTCACACACAAGGAAATACAACAACGACAACATCTCAAGTTACTTCTAAAGAATTGGAAGATGCTAAAGCCAATGCTAATCAAGAAGGGTTAGAAGTCACTGAAACTGAAGCTCAAAAACAGCCTTCGGTAGAAGCTGCAGATGCAGATAACAAAGCACAGGCACAAACGATAAAAACAGTGGTAACTGATTATCAAAAGGCAAAAGCTGAATTCCCTCAAAAGCAAGAACAATATAATAAAGATTTCGAAAAGTATCAGTCTGATGTCAAGGAGTATGAAGCTCAAAAGGCAGCTTACGAGCAATATAAAAAAGAAGTTGCGCAAGGTTTGGCAGCTGGGCGTGTTGAAAAAGCACAGGGACTTGTGTTTATTAATGAACCTGAGGCAAAACTTTCTATTGAAGGCGTTGATCAATACCTAACAAAAGAAGCACGTCAAAAGCATGCAACTGAAGATATTCTTCAGCAATATAATACTGATAACTATACAGATGCTGATTTTATCCAAGCAAATCCATATGATCCAAAAGAAGATACTTGGTTCAAAATGAAGGTGGGAGATCAGATTTCAGTTACCTACGATAATATCGTTAATTCAAAATATAATGATAAAAAGATTAGTAAGGTAAAGATTAATTATACTCTCAATAGTTCAACGAATAATGAAGGCAGTGCACTGGTCAATTTGTTCCATGATCCAACTAAGACAATTTTCATTGGCGCACAGACATCTAATGCTGGCAGAAGCGATAAAATCAGTGTGACCATGCAAATTATTTTTTATGATGAAAATGGCAATGAAATTGATTTAAGCGGCAATAATGCCATTATGAGCCTCTCATCGTTAAACCATTGGACGACTGAGTATGGCGATCATGTGGAAAAAGTAAACCTTGGAGACAATGAATTCGTTAAAATACCGGGCTCATCTGTTGACATACATGGCAATGAAATTTATTCGGCTAAGGACAACCAATATAAAGCCAATGGTGCCACTTTTAATGGTGATGGAGCAGATGGTTGGGATGCTGTCAATCCTGATGGAACGCCACGTGCTGCGACAGCTTATTATGGTGCGGGTGCTATGACTTACAAGGGAGAGCCTTTCACCTTTACTGTTGGTGGTAATGATCAAAATTTACCAACAACCATTTGGTTTGCGACTAATTCGGCTGTAGCTGTGCCTAAAGATCCGGGAGCTAAACCAACACCGCCAGAAAAACCAGAGTTGAAAAAACCTACTGTGACTTGGCATAAAAATCTTGTTGTTGAAACTAAAACTGAGGAAGTTCCTCCGGTGACACCACCAACAACTCCTGATGAACCAACGCCAGAAAAACCAAAAACACCAGAGGATCCTCAATCACCTGTCGTAGCTAAGTCAGTAAGCTTTAGAACAGCAAGAAAAGGAGAAATGCGTGTTAGAGAGCGTGATTATCAGCCGACTCTTCCACATACTGGGACTGCTAAGCAAAATGGTTTAGCTACTCTTGGTGTTATTTCAACTGCATTTGCTGCAGCTACTTTAATGGCAGCTAGAAAAAAAGAAAACTAG
- a CDS encoding GNAT family N-acetyltransferase, protein MSIRLAQVTDIPVLKELLNQIFQVHQTVRPDLFKNTDKGSKYSETELKELLQDESKPIFVYTDDKNRVLGHLFLVIKETEESSVSKPLKTLFIDDLCVSKEARGQKIGQELFEFALKYAKKLGCYDLTLNVWNDNKGALAFYERQGLKARETKMEKIL, encoded by the coding sequence ATGTCTATTAGATTAGCACAAGTTACAGATATTCCTGTTCTGAAAGAGCTTTTAAATCAGATTTTTCAGGTTCATCAAACGGTTCGCCCAGATCTCTTTAAGAATACAGACAAGGGAAGTAAATATTCTGAAACAGAATTGAAGGAACTTTTACAAGATGAGTCAAAACCTATTTTTGTCTATACGGATGATAAAAATAGAGTCCTAGGGCATTTATTTTTGGTTATAAAGGAGACTGAGGAGTCTTCGGTATCAAAACCCTTGAAAACTCTTTTTATTGATGATTTATGTGTATCAAAAGAAGCCAGAGGACAAAAGATTGGTCAGGAGCTTTTTGAATTTGCCTTAAAGTATGCGAAAAAATTGGGCTGCTATGATCTTACTCTTAATGTCTGGAACGACAATAAAGGAGCCTTAGCTTTTTATGAACGTCAAGGATTAAAAGCCAGAGAAACGAAAATGGAGAAAATTCTTTAA
- a CDS encoding DUF6287 domain-containing protein — MPRRRASRRKSKKKAVFSILLTGITLIIIGLAVYFISAYFTNTKKTANKEKTQTHIVNPKKDPEEKKEADSASKATSKLDLTTIATGDYSSAAGTWQNELGDQLKFNASGLESATIQNATDFTISSGQATNDGLYQATLTSADSTVVYNLLFVKGGTAIPENYFTTGYSDTSDTSRDRLYISSQTTFGSDDFSKGVFYKSEN, encoded by the coding sequence ATGCCAAGACGTCGTGCTAGCCGCAGAAAATCAAAAAAGAAGGCTGTTTTTAGTATTTTGTTAACGGGTATTACTCTTATTATTATTGGTTTAGCCGTTTATTTTATTTCAGCCTATTTTACAAATACAAAGAAAACAGCAAATAAAGAAAAGACACAGACACATATTGTTAATCCTAAAAAGGATCCAGAAGAAAAGAAGGAAGCAGATTCCGCTTCAAAAGCAACATCTAAGCTTGATTTGACAACTATTGCTACAGGAGATTACAGTTCAGCTGCAGGGACTTGGCAAAATGAACTGGGGGATCAGCTTAAGTTTAATGCAAGTGGTCTTGAAAGTGCCACTATCCAAAATGCAACAGATTTCACCATTTCATCTGGACAGGCAACAAATGATGGCCTGTATCAAGCAACTTTGACTTCAGCAGATAGTACAGTGGTTTATAATTTGCTCTTTGTTAAAGGCGGGACAGCAATACCTGAAAATTACTTTACGACAGGTTATAGTGATACCTCAGATACTTCTCGTGATCGTCTTTATATCAGCTCGCAAACGACTTTTGGCAGTGATGATTTCAGCAAGGGAGTTTTCTATAAATCTGAAAATTAA
- a CDS encoding Pr6Pr family membrane protein yields the protein MSKTQAFRSLIALLGLIGVSIQIKQSGWGMLLYYTTLSNVIVFSFLTYLVINEKRQGSINSNPKLLRLKGGVTMTIMITFMVYHFLLAPKVRAYDYYTIRNFLVHYIVPLSTIFDTLICDRRKIYHWFDPIIWTCLPLLYFGFALINGLLLKWPIPGTADSPFPYFFINMNKYGAQQVLINALVIALLYLLFGYILLGIKQMIGQKRQLTDNSSLNMS from the coding sequence ATGTCCAAAACACAAGCTTTCAGAAGTCTGATTGCCCTTTTAGGTCTTATCGGCGTCAGCATTCAAATCAAACAATCCGGTTGGGGAATGCTCCTTTATTATACAACTCTTTCAAATGTCATTGTCTTTAGTTTTCTGACCTATCTTGTCATTAACGAAAAGCGTCAAGGTTCTATCAATTCTAATCCTAAACTCTTACGTCTCAAGGGTGGTGTAACCATGACAATTATGATTACTTTTATGGTTTATCATTTTTTATTAGCACCCAAGGTGAGAGCGTACGATTACTATACTATTCGCAATTTTCTTGTCCATTACATTGTTCCCCTCAGTACTATTTTTGACACCTTGATTTGTGATCGTCGTAAAATATATCATTGGTTTGACCCTATTATCTGGACCTGTCTTCCCTTACTTTACTTTGGTTTTGCGCTTATCAATGGCCTTCTCTTAAAATGGCCAATCCCTGGTACTGCTGATAGTCCTTTCCCATATTTTTTCATTAATATGAATAAATACGGAGCACAGCAAGTGTTAATCAATGCCTTAGTTATTGCACTACTGTACTTACTCTTTGGCTATATTCTATTGGGAATCAAGCAAATGATTGGTCAAAAGAGGCAATTGACTGACAATTCCTCTTTGAACATGTCCTGA
- a CDS encoding phosphoenolpyruvate carboxykinase (ATP) — protein sequence MVTRQHFSEDSMRKNNSYFSALKATIETAFYENHVVPLKELAEAYRLAAKSPNTIVLDTPVAHAEDLGLPKDAKILLENSGGIVGRTAKARRIFGQDSKEDAKILQIIREAIFQARHRTFYRADAVVGLDEAFMLRAHLMVPQDDINNLYSWLNNFQVLNDTYCERLKKSKRYEETDIYIFSDPEWSHPDYPDGLVYFDTNHNCAAILGLHYFGELKKATLTLAWGTANRNKYVACHGGLKIFEKEGQKPYVASFFGLSGSGKSTLTHAKHNGKYRIDVLHDDAFVISEEDGSTIALEPAYFDKTNDYPAGHREQKYFVAVQNCGAALDKEGHLRLVTEDIRNGNGRTIKSRFSTPNRVDRINHPIQSIFWIMKDDSLPPLIRVTDPIMASTMGCTLVTTRSTAENTTDSLDTLIIEPYANPFRVYPLVEDYIKFQHLFESGVNCYIINTGSYLGQDIPKETTLDVIEQVVDGTAKFEPFGSVKGFEYLSSSHYKIPNFDKAYVKIIRQRMKIRLQYLEAFNRKNPKSSLPDEAISHLREVLANLG from the coding sequence ATGGTTACACGCCAACATTTTTCAGAAGATTCAATGCGTAAAAACAATTCTTATTTTTCAGCATTAAAAGCTACTATTGAAACTGCTTTTTATGAAAATCATGTGGTGCCTTTGAAGGAGTTGGCAGAAGCTTATCGGTTAGCTGCAAAATCGCCTAACACCATTGTTTTAGATACACCCGTTGCTCATGCTGAGGATTTAGGTCTTCCGAAAGATGCAAAAATTTTATTGGAAAATTCAGGCGGAATTGTTGGACGTACTGCCAAGGCTCGTCGAATTTTTGGACAGGATAGTAAAGAAGACGCAAAAATTCTTCAAATTATTCGTGAAGCCATTTTTCAGGCTAGGCATCGTACTTTTTACCGCGCAGATGCAGTCGTAGGACTTGACGAAGCCTTTATGTTACGTGCTCATCTAATGGTACCACAAGATGATATTAATAATCTTTATTCTTGGCTTAATAATTTCCAAGTTCTTAATGATACTTATTGTGAGCGTTTAAAGAAATCAAAACGCTATGAAGAGACTGATATTTATATTTTTTCTGATCCAGAGTGGAGCCATCCTGATTATCCAGATGGTTTGGTTTATTTTGATACCAATCATAATTGTGCTGCTATTCTGGGACTCCATTATTTTGGAGAATTAAAAAAAGCAACCTTGACTTTGGCTTGGGGAACAGCTAATCGTAATAAATATGTTGCCTGTCATGGTGGTTTGAAAATTTTTGAAAAAGAAGGACAAAAACCTTATGTGGCCTCCTTTTTTGGCCTATCTGGTTCTGGCAAGTCAACTCTCACACATGCTAAACATAATGGGAAGTATCGGATAGATGTCTTGCATGATGACGCTTTTGTTATTTCTGAAGAGGACGGCTCAACAATTGCCCTTGAGCCTGCTTATTTTGATAAGACAAATGACTACCCAGCTGGTCATCGCGAACAGAAGTATTTTGTAGCGGTTCAAAATTGCGGTGCAGCTTTGGATAAGGAAGGGCATCTTCGCCTTGTTACTGAGGACATCAGAAATGGAAATGGCCGGACCATTAAGTCTCGCTTTTCAACACCTAACCGTGTAGATCGTATTAATCACCCTATTCAGTCCATTTTTTGGATAATGAAGGATGATTCTTTACCACCTCTTATTAGGGTTACCGATCCTATCATGGCTTCAACTATGGGGTGTACTTTGGTTACGACGCGCTCAACGGCTGAAAATACGACTGACAGTTTAGATACGTTAATTATTGAACCTTATGCTAATCCTTTCCGTGTCTATCCATTGGTGGAAGATTATATTAAGTTTCAACATTTATTTGAATCAGGAGTAAACTGTTATATTATCAATACAGGTTCTTATTTGGGACAAGATATTCCTAAAGAGACTACGTTAGATGTTATTGAACAAGTGGTTGATGGTACTGCAAAATTTGAGCCTTTTGGTTCCGTCAAAGGCTTTGAATACCTCTCTTCTTCTCACTATAAGATTCCTAATTTTGATAAGGCTTATGTCAAAATTATCCGCCAACGGATGAAAATCCGATTGCAATATTTGGAGGCTTTTAATCGAAAAAATCCTAAATCATCTCTGCCTGATGAAGCCATCTCGCATTTGAGGGAAGTTTTGGCCAATTTAGGTTAG